One genomic window of Prochlorococcus marinus str. NATL2A includes the following:
- a CDS encoding peptidase domain-containing ABC transporter: MNENINISLRDIEGFNSISDYSIQELKNDLKPIRYKLGMPICDTSNIPNKIIVIVSGEARVVNGQINSCELISKLGAQEFIGLASLINARGCELISASTELIGLSFSDKLIIKLYKEEESFREWCNQKIHLSEINQLANHLYNDIADSNISIQTLSDILSKNIRVKTYKNDEFISNNTEIKNYLISDNVNDSTIFDILDQQKISTRGPFPARIFELNKAIYANISKPKSTSKKPSEDNINLNKSLKSEDKMLDISSEKVGQYNTEKNIKLIKGQGDLREALACLQMLASEINLPYRSDSIEKILRDALNRGKKPNLQLLGGITSIMGLHSTIAKVPKSEASRIPYPSIIAWKNSFALVKETNSLFLEIISPNKGIIRLDTNNLDDSFNDGFIELLLVEKNDQTPNIKFGLSWLLPAINRYRGVLLQVLLASFIAQLFGLANPLLIQVVIDKVISQRSLDTLQILGIALIVITVLGGVISSLRTFLFNETTNRIDSRLGSEVIDHLLRIPLGYFDKRPVGELGSRIAELEKIRNFLTGQALTTILDAAFSVIYIIIMALYSWLLTIVALIVVPIQIFITIIGAPLIRRQIREVAQRNAKTQSHLVEILTGIQTVKAQNIENVSRWKWQELYGSYISKSFQKTITGTSLNEISQVLQQISQLLVLWIGAGLVLNGKLTLGQLIAFRIISGYVTQPLLRLSTIWQNIQELKVSFERLADIIDTPEESSEVDKAKIPLPSLKGLIEFKNVEFKFNQNSPNVLNNINLTIKPGQFVGIVGQSGSGKSTLMKLLPRLYKPNEGKILIDGYDINKVELYSLRRQIGIVPQEPLLFAGNISSNISLIDPEAPSDEIVRVAKISNAHDFIMSLSEGYSTDIGERGAGLSGGQKQRLAIARTLLSNPKLLILDEATSALDYQTERKVCEGLREACKESTVFFITHRLNTVKNADVIVMLHDGCISEVGTHDKLMELKGRYFALYRQQDAS; encoded by the coding sequence ATGAATGAAAATATTAATATAAGTTTAAGAGATATTGAAGGATTTAATTCAATTAGTGACTACAGTATTCAAGAGCTAAAAAATGATTTAAAGCCTATAAGATATAAACTTGGAATGCCTATTTGTGATACAAGTAATATTCCTAATAAAATAATAGTTATAGTTTCTGGCGAGGCAAGAGTTGTAAATGGGCAAATCAATAGTTGCGAATTAATTTCCAAACTAGGAGCTCAAGAATTTATTGGGCTAGCATCTCTTATCAATGCTCGAGGTTGCGAATTAATTTCCGCAAGTACAGAACTTATAGGCTTATCATTTTCTGATAAATTAATCATCAAACTGTATAAAGAAGAAGAAAGTTTTAGAGAATGGTGCAACCAAAAAATACACCTTTCGGAAATCAATCAATTAGCCAATCATCTATATAATGATATAGCAGATTCAAATATCTCTATACAAACATTATCAGATATTTTATCAAAAAATATTAGAGTTAAAACTTATAAAAATGATGAATTTATTTCTAATAATACAGAAATTAAAAATTATTTAATTAGTGATAATGTTAATGATTCTACAATTTTTGATATTTTAGATCAACAAAAAATATCCACTAGAGGTCCATTTCCTGCAAGAATATTTGAATTAAATAAAGCAATTTATGCAAATATATCTAAACCTAAATCTACAAGTAAAAAGCCGTCAGAAGACAATATAAATTTAAATAAAAGCTTAAAAAGTGAAGACAAGATGCTTGATATAAGTTCAGAAAAAGTAGGTCAATACAACACAGAAAAGAACATTAAATTAATCAAAGGTCAAGGTGATCTAAGAGAGGCATTAGCTTGTTTGCAAATGCTTGCCTCAGAAATCAACTTGCCTTATCGTTCAGATTCTATTGAAAAAATTCTCCGAGATGCTTTAAATCGAGGGAAAAAGCCCAATCTTCAACTTCTTGGAGGTATTACCTCAATAATGGGGTTGCATTCAACAATAGCTAAGGTACCTAAATCAGAAGCCAGTAGAATACCCTATCCCTCCATAATTGCTTGGAAAAATAGTTTTGCTCTTGTCAAAGAAACTAATAGTTTATTTCTAGAAATTATTTCACCAAATAAAGGTATTATCCGCTTAGATACTAATAACTTAGATGATAGTTTTAATGACGGATTTATTGAACTACTTTTAGTTGAAAAGAATGATCAAACACCAAATATTAAATTTGGATTAAGCTGGCTTTTGCCTGCAATTAATAGGTATCGAGGAGTACTTTTACAAGTTTTGCTAGCCTCTTTTATTGCTCAACTTTTTGGGCTAGCAAACCCATTATTAATTCAAGTTGTCATTGATAAAGTTATTAGTCAGAGAAGTCTTGATACTCTTCAAATATTAGGTATCGCATTAATTGTAATCACAGTTTTAGGCGGAGTAATTAGTAGTTTAAGAACTTTTCTATTTAATGAGACTACAAATAGAATAGACTCAAGGCTTGGTTCAGAGGTCATTGACCACCTTCTGCGCATACCCCTGGGATATTTCGATAAAAGACCAGTTGGTGAACTTGGGAGCAGAATTGCAGAACTAGAAAAAATAAGAAACTTTCTTACAGGTCAAGCCCTTACAACAATACTTGATGCTGCATTTTCAGTCATTTACATAATAATAATGGCCCTTTACAGTTGGTTGTTAACCATAGTGGCTCTAATAGTTGTTCCAATTCAAATATTTATAACAATTATTGGTGCACCATTAATAAGAAGACAAATAAGAGAAGTTGCTCAAAGAAACGCTAAAACCCAAAGTCATTTAGTCGAAATATTAACCGGTATACAAACCGTAAAAGCGCAAAACATAGAGAATGTCAGTCGCTGGAAGTGGCAAGAATTGTATGGAAGTTATATATCGAAGTCATTCCAAAAAACAATAACAGGTACAAGTTTAAATGAAATAAGTCAGGTTCTACAACAAATATCTCAACTTCTTGTGTTATGGATTGGAGCAGGATTAGTACTAAATGGAAAGTTAACGTTAGGCCAACTTATCGCATTTAGAATTATATCTGGATATGTAACTCAACCTCTTTTACGATTAAGTACAATATGGCAAAACATACAAGAACTAAAAGTCTCCTTTGAGAGATTGGCAGACATCATAGATACGCCTGAGGAATCTTCAGAAGTTGATAAAGCAAAAATTCCACTACCTAGCTTGAAAGGATTAATAGAATTTAAAAATGTAGAGTTTAAATTCAATCAAAACAGTCCTAATGTACTTAATAACATTAATCTCACAATAAAACCAGGTCAATTTGTAGGTATTGTCGGCCAAAGTGGTAGTGGAAAAAGTACACTTATGAAATTATTACCCAGACTATATAAACCTAATGAAGGTAAAATACTAATTGATGGTTACGACATTAATAAAGTTGAACTATATTCTCTCAGGAGACAAATAGGTATTGTTCCACAAGAACCTTTATTATTTGCAGGTAATATTAGTAGCAATATATCTCTAATTGATCCAGAAGCACCCAGTGATGAGATTGTGAGAGTAGCTAAAATTTCGAATGCTCACGATTTTATTATGAGTCTTTCAGAAGGATATAGTACAGATATAGGTGAACGAGGAGCGGGATTATCTGGAGGCCAAAAACAAAGATTAGCTATAGCAAGAACTTTATTAAGTAATCCGAAATTGTTAATACTTGATGAAGCTACAAGTGCTTTAGATTATCAGACTGAGAGAAAAGTATGTGAAGGTTTAAGAGAAGCTTGTAAAGAATCGACTGTATTTTTCATTACTCATAGATTAAACACAGTAAAAAATGCTGATGTCATCGTTATGCTTCACGATGGTTGTATTAGTGAAGTTGGTACGCATGATAAGCTAATGGAGCTTAAAGGTAGATATTTTGCTCTATATCGTCAACAGGACGCTTCATAA
- a CDS encoding HlyD family secretion protein codes for MKIKHVVPKLKKKFGTQKIIFKNFEIKKLLNNVVNENRYYKKTKKIFNEIKIQNIQDNIERLFKSDTNKIVLKQSKYWARAITWVLLGGTAFSIGWLAFAKTEEIAIVMGNLEPIGGVVDVQMPLQGIAREILTEEGSRVKKGDVLIRLDTEITKARLDYLLENLKSKNLILNKLKQLLDEGAVSELQYLEQKISVEELMSEIKANQVQFKYQEIKAPISGTVFDLKPKSPGFVAQTSEPVLKIVPANNLIAKVEIDSRSIGYIKIGKAADISIDTFPSTDFGVIKGTVTSIGSDALPPDPSQGKGYRFPAKIKLDEQFLKVKTGKKLAIQAGMGLTANIKLRKLTYLQLLLSNFSDKAESLNAI; via the coding sequence ATGAAAATAAAACACGTAGTTCCAAAATTAAAAAAAAAGTTTGGAACCCAAAAAATAATTTTTAAAAATTTTGAAATAAAAAAATTATTAAATAATGTCGTAAACGAAAATAGATATTATAAAAAAACAAAAAAAATATTTAATGAGATAAAAATTCAAAATATTCAAGATAATATCGAAAGGTTATTCAAGAGTGATACTAATAAGATTGTATTAAAACAATCTAAATATTGGGCAAGAGCGATTACTTGGGTTCTTTTAGGAGGTACAGCATTTTCAATAGGATGGTTAGCCTTTGCCAAAACCGAGGAAATAGCAATTGTAATGGGAAATCTAGAACCGATTGGAGGAGTAGTCGATGTACAGATGCCACTTCAGGGGATTGCACGGGAAATTCTAACCGAAGAAGGTTCTAGGGTAAAGAAAGGAGACGTTCTCATAAGGCTAGATACTGAAATAACAAAGGCACGTTTAGATTATCTTCTCGAAAATTTGAAATCTAAAAATTTAATACTTAATAAGCTAAAACAACTATTAGATGAAGGAGCTGTTTCAGAATTGCAATATCTTGAACAAAAAATCAGTGTAGAGGAACTAATGAGTGAAATAAAAGCAAATCAAGTGCAATTTAAATATCAAGAAATTAAAGCACCCATATCTGGCACAGTTTTTGATTTAAAACCTAAAAGCCCAGGATTCGTTGCCCAAACTAGTGAACCAGTACTTAAAATAGTTCCAGCCAATAATTTAATCGCAAAAGTTGAAATTGATAGTCGATCAATAGGATACATAAAAATTGGTAAAGCGGCAGACATAAGCATTGATACATTTCCTTCAACAGATTTTGGTGTAATTAAAGGAACAGTAACTAGTATTGGTTCAGATGCATTGCCACCAGATCCATCGCAAGGTAAAGGATATAGATTTCCGGCAAAAATAAAATTAGATGAACAATTTTTAAAAGTTAAGACTGGAAAAAAGCTTGCTATTCAAGCAGGAATGGGTTTAACAGCAAATATCAAATTAAGAAAGTTAACTTATCTTCAACTACTTCTTAGTAATTTTAGTGACAAGGCCGAATCACTAAATGCTATTTAA
- a CDS encoding beta strand repeat-containing protein, which translates to MDSDGNAANGLNAATAVNVTGGNALSSFRINASDTLTATNSAVFDFSGYSGVITDLTFGLNDFDDGEAATTISVVGTANTDTVSASYDAATDASVTPNMTGIENFDISLADHGTEYVLDMSKASGLSQINVVDISSEKLELSSLASGVTVDYTTTDGTASELEIKLATVSGTESQTVNVSAASANDDLKITMADVETLVIKPETALQVDLDLSGLSMTATGATMAVNLTGTNDVEIISTAEDVTVIDASGMGVGGSVLQTTTRSSTAAATYTGSDGNDTFMWANSGDVIAAGAGTDTLDLNFAAILGGLNVDLTSTTNQIVSIDGSVPTGTVTGFEYVDLSGFTGSFGARITGLPTTANDIIGTPQIDVITAGTAADFITVAGGDTVNAGTGNDTFRVTDAVFDAFSVANPALDGQGGTGDILSITNQGTIVDADIVGISGIEILDFTTAASTATFGANFTASSITTIDQTGASLSITATAGQTLGSASAPIIITGYALNTEANILVPGGTATDGDGTITGYTVGTGAAEGVYTKNTGTATGLEFLAAAAAGTHAAGDVVAYTTGGDSFIFSEGANTNNSDDQFFQLNDTVITKVAVTHAAGIFHI; encoded by the coding sequence ATGGATTCAGATGGTAATGCTGCTAACGGTTTGAACGCTGCTACAGCAGTCAACGTTACAGGTGGTAATGCATTGTCTTCATTCCGTATAAATGCATCTGATACTTTAACTGCAACTAATAGTGCTGTATTTGATTTCTCAGGTTATTCAGGAGTCATTACTGACTTAACCTTTGGCTTAAATGATTTCGATGATGGTGAGGCTGCTACAACAATTTCTGTTGTAGGTACTGCAAATACAGACACAGTTTCAGCTTCCTATGATGCTGCGACAGATGCTAGCGTTACTCCAAACATGACAGGTATTGAAAACTTCGATATAAGTTTGGCTGATCATGGTACTGAGTACGTTTTGGATATGTCTAAGGCTTCAGGCTTGTCTCAGATAAATGTCGTTGATATTTCATCCGAAAAACTTGAACTATCTAGTTTGGCTTCTGGTGTCACGGTTGATTACACGACTACTGACGGTACTGCTTCAGAACTAGAAATTAAGTTGGCAACTGTCAGTGGTACTGAATCTCAAACAGTTAATGTTTCAGCAGCATCCGCAAATGATGATTTGAAGATCACAATGGCTGACGTTGAAACACTTGTTATCAAGCCAGAAACAGCTCTTCAAGTTGACTTGGACCTTAGTGGCTTGTCTATGACTGCAACTGGAGCTACCATGGCGGTCAATTTAACTGGTACAAATGATGTTGAAATTATTTCTACTGCAGAAGATGTAACAGTAATTGATGCATCTGGCATGGGAGTAGGTGGTTCTGTTCTACAGACGACTACAAGATCTTCAACTGCTGCTGCCACATATACAGGTTCAGATGGTAATGACACATTTATGTGGGCAAATTCTGGTGACGTAATTGCAGCTGGTGCCGGAACAGATACATTGGATCTTAATTTTGCAGCTATCCTTGGTGGTTTGAATGTTGATTTAACCTCGACAACGAATCAAATCGTCAGCATAGACGGTTCAGTACCAACTGGAACCGTTACTGGCTTCGAGTATGTTGATCTCTCTGGATTTACTGGCTCATTCGGTGCTCGAATTACTGGACTTCCAACAACGGCCAATGACATCATTGGTACACCACAAATTGACGTAATTACAGCTGGTACTGCTGCAGACTTCATTACAGTCGCTGGTGGGGATACAGTTAATGCTGGTACAGGTAACGATACTTTCAGAGTGACTGATGCTGTTTTTGATGCCTTCAGCGTTGCTAACCCAGCTCTTGATGGTCAAGGTGGTACTGGTGACATTCTCTCAATCACAAATCAAGGAACCATTGTTGACGCCGACATTGTAGGAATCAGCGGTATTGAGATTCTCGATTTTACGACTGCAGCATCTACAGCCACTTTTGGAGCTAACTTTACTGCTTCTTCAATCACGACAATTGATCAAACTGGAGCTTCATTGTCGATCACAGCTACTGCAGGTCAGACCCTTGGTAGTGCTAGTGCACCGATAATAATTACCGGATATGCATTAAATACTGAGGCTAATATTCTTGTTCCAGGAGGAACCGCAACCGACGGTGATGGTACTATTACCGGTTACACAGTTGGTACTGGTGCTGCTGAAGGTGTTTACACCAAGAACACAGGTACTGCTACAGGACTAGAGTTCCTAGCTGCTGCAGCTGCTGGTACACATGCTGCAGGTGATGTTGTTGCTTACACTACAGGTGGTGATTCATTCATCTTCTCTGAAGGTGCTAACACCAATAACTCAGATGACCAGTTCTTCCAACTTAATGATACTGTTATCACTAAGGTAGCTGTTACTCATGCAGCTGGTATTTTCCATATCTAA
- a CDS encoding DUF4214 domain-containing protein produces the protein MTNATSTQLQELYVAYFGRAADPTGLDYWTERGITTAAFAANMYAQPEFTSEYGTLSIESQVNQIYKNLFDRDADVAGLTYWSQQIRLGNLQLAEIANDLIWAAQNNSGSADDKAALSNRTEAAVAYTAKIKETTAGILSYQPLNDGLAADSTFAAGNNIIAARNYLSTIDKDTASTAAGIAASVATITSNGVPTTATASKTLTLTTNQDSVTGGAGNDKINGVIVGGATGTTIQAGDVIDGGSGVDTLNIAVSGDAATTLSGVQATGIEKVLLTNFDGPTGVTTVDTTLLGAPSTVGLSSSGSDGDTVFQGMTVLTNAELRNGAADLTLTHTSTAVSGSSDAITLDVSNLSGGTFTAASIETLTINSTLTQSQLTDVVIDNATALNVTGSANLQIVGDVDFADNATTTAIDGTVDASAFTGNLSIQLNTGDIASVTGGSGDDFVEFSTGFTSADVVDGGAGTDTLSLDLGNATLTSTTFANVSNVEVLEVNPTNDSAVVNADGVGSFTTLKAAGHTKTVHVTGSLNAAGDDYSYSLNGVSTSIASATGTNTDAEVAAELAASINALTGFTATAVDVDGTGDGVFITRTSDTGDTINFDSITGTGNIAVAEVGYSNVSFTNLTDQTVEISSGAQVTASLKDPSGTADSLTVNLTSPSGDKALTQTIEQISAGDIETLTINTSGLSANTVDYVVSTLTDGGTNALTTLKITGDSSLDIDGTITASKLVTVDASTFTGDLQLDGVAANQTITTGSGADSLVFGSNLNNADTVDGGAGTDTLSATVTGLTATTGALNVSNVETLNLTNGGVFVFDASKVTGASEIAVTTNTTSTTITNLAAGVKVGAGLNNTDGDVDGLFDISLADSSGTSDSLTFNLNDTDGTTPNTNTIEVKATGIETVTFDVTDDTDTSNANTSLDVDSLNAAKIVVVGSAADAGQTMTLNTLDTDTTAVDATGYFGILTATAGTAIATTFDLKGDRAHNITGSSKNDTFTIGETTNADITVNGNGGTDVLNLTLGDGDAITDNVSDVDTINLIISG, from the coding sequence ATGACCAACGCGACTAGTACCCAACTTCAAGAGCTATACGTTGCTTACTTCGGACGCGCTGCGGATCCCACTGGTCTTGATTACTGGACGGAAAGAGGGATCACTACCGCGGCATTTGCAGCAAATATGTATGCTCAGCCCGAATTCACAAGCGAGTACGGAACTCTCTCCATCGAGTCACAAGTAAACCAGATTTATAAAAATCTATTCGATAGAGATGCCGATGTAGCTGGCTTGACTTATTGGTCTCAGCAAATTCGTTTAGGTAATTTGCAATTAGCTGAGATTGCAAATGATCTTATTTGGGCTGCTCAAAATAATTCTGGAAGCGCAGATGATAAAGCAGCCTTAAGTAATAGAACTGAAGCAGCAGTAGCTTATACAGCCAAAATTAAAGAGACTACAGCTGGAATACTTTCTTATCAGCCTCTAAATGATGGTCTAGCAGCTGATTCTACTTTTGCTGCTGGTAACAACATCATCGCTGCAAGAAATTATCTATCAACAATAGATAAAGATACAGCTTCAACTGCTGCAGGTATAGCTGCAAGTGTCGCAACCATTACTTCAAATGGGGTGCCAACAACTGCTACTGCATCTAAGACATTAACTCTCACAACTAATCAGGATTCAGTCACTGGTGGTGCTGGTAACGACAAGATTAATGGAGTTATTGTTGGCGGTGCTACTGGTACGACCATCCAAGCTGGTGACGTAATTGATGGTGGATCAGGTGTAGATACTTTAAACATCGCTGTTTCTGGTGATGCAGCTACAACTCTTAGCGGTGTTCAAGCAACTGGCATTGAAAAGGTTTTACTAACTAACTTTGATGGACCTACTGGTGTTACAACCGTAGATACAACTCTGCTCGGTGCACCTTCAACAGTTGGTTTGAGTTCTTCTGGATCTGATGGAGACACTGTTTTCCAAGGAATGACTGTGTTGACAAATGCAGAGTTGAGAAATGGTGCGGCTGACTTAACCCTTACTCATACTTCAACTGCTGTATCTGGCTCAAGTGACGCAATTACTCTTGATGTGAGTAATCTTTCTGGCGGTACCTTCACAGCAGCTTCTATCGAAACTTTGACAATCAACTCAACTCTGACTCAAAGTCAGTTGACTGATGTCGTAATCGATAACGCTACAGCATTAAACGTAACTGGCTCTGCGAATCTTCAAATCGTTGGTGATGTAGATTTTGCAGACAATGCCACAACAACAGCTATTGATGGAACTGTAGATGCATCTGCATTCACCGGTAACCTTTCTATACAGCTCAATACAGGAGATATAGCTTCAGTAACTGGTGGATCAGGTGATGATTTCGTTGAGTTTTCTACTGGCTTTACAAGTGCTGATGTTGTTGATGGAGGCGCCGGAACAGATACTTTAAGCTTGGATTTGGGTAATGCCACCCTTACAAGTACAACATTCGCAAATGTAAGTAACGTTGAGGTTTTAGAAGTCAATCCAACTAACGATTCGGCTGTAGTTAATGCAGATGGAGTTGGTTCATTTACAACTCTAAAAGCAGCTGGGCACACAAAAACAGTTCATGTGACAGGTTCTTTGAACGCAGCTGGCGATGATTATTCATACTCTCTAAACGGTGTATCAACATCAATTGCTTCCGCTACGGGCACCAATACTGACGCTGAAGTTGCTGCTGAACTAGCTGCATCTATCAACGCCTTGACAGGATTTACTGCCACAGCTGTCGACGTAGACGGAACAGGTGATGGTGTTTTTATTACCAGAACATCTGACACCGGAGACACAATCAATTTCGACAGTATTACTGGTACCGGTAATATTGCTGTTGCAGAAGTTGGATACTCAAACGTTTCATTCACAAATTTAACTGATCAAACTGTAGAAATTAGTTCAGGGGCTCAAGTAACTGCTTCTTTGAAAGATCCATCAGGAACTGCAGATTCGCTAACCGTAAACCTAACTTCACCATCTGGTGACAAGGCTTTAACACAAACAATTGAGCAAATTTCAGCTGGTGACATTGAGACACTTACTATTAATACCTCAGGCTTATCAGCTAACACAGTTGATTATGTAGTATCTACTCTTACTGACGGTGGTACAAACGCCCTGACTACTTTGAAGATCACTGGTGACTCTTCTCTTGATATTGATGGCACAATAACTGCTTCAAAACTTGTCACTGTTGATGCTTCTACTTTTACTGGAGACTTGCAACTCGATGGAGTAGCTGCTAATCAAACGATTACTACTGGTTCAGGTGCTGATTCATTAGTCTTCGGTTCTAATCTAAACAATGCAGACACCGTTGATGGAGGAGCAGGCACAGATACACTTTCTGCAACTGTAACGGGTTTAACTGCTACGACCGGTGCTCTAAATGTCTCTAATGTAGAAACTCTGAACCTAACTAATGGCGGAGTATTTGTTTTTGACGCTTCCAAAGTTACTGGAGCCAGTGAAATTGCTGTTACAACAAACACAACTTCAACAACAATCACTAATCTGGCTGCTGGAGTAAAAGTTGGAGCAGGTCTCAACAATACCGATGGTGATGTAGATGGTTTATTCGATATCAGTCTTGCTGATTCCTCTGGAACTTCAGATTCACTTACGTTCAACCTGAATGACACAGATGGAACTACTCCAAATACAAACACTATTGAAGTAAAAGCAACTGGAATTGAGACAGTTACATTTGACGTCACTGACGACACTGACACCTCAAATGCCAACACAAGTCTTGATGTTGACTCACTTAATGCAGCAAAGATTGTTGTAGTCGGTTCAGCTGCTGATGCTGGACAGACAATGACGCTTAATACTCTTGATACTGATACAACAGCTGTTGATGCGACTGGTTATTTTGGAATACTAACTGCTACTGCAGGTACTGCTATAGCTACTACCTTTGACCTTAAAGGTGACAGAGCTCATAACATTACTGGTTCATCTAAAAATGACACCTTCACTATCGGAGAAACCACTAATGCCGATATCACTGTCAACGGTAATGGAGGAACTGATGTTCTTAACCTTACCCTTGGTGATGGAGATGCGATCACTGATAATGTCTCAGATGTTGACACTATTAACCTGATTATCTCAGGTTAG
- a CDS encoding GDP-mannose 4,6-dehydratase, whose product MKSKTAVVLGCKGQDGSLMCRSLLEKNYKVIGLIRGELKDESNLHKLDIKNKIKIETGDIKDFQIISNLIEKYQPDCVYNLAAQSSVGQSFQNPKETIDSIVNGTMNILNVCKIINYTGRIFFAGSSEMFGNIESKANIDHPQQPNSPYAIAKQTSFNLVKMYREIYALKCTTGILFNHESNLRPETFVTQKIIKTAQEIKKYKKKKLIIGNIDIIRDWGWAPEYINAIQLISNSNLIKDHIVCTGKATSLKTFIQKVFAKLDLDWEEFTVVNKNLFRASDIKRSCGDPTPLFEELGWKSKVNFDSVIERMLNQ is encoded by the coding sequence TTGAAAAGTAAAACCGCCGTTGTTCTGGGATGCAAAGGACAAGATGGTTCTTTGATGTGCAGATCGCTTTTGGAAAAAAATTACAAGGTAATCGGATTAATTCGTGGAGAATTAAAAGATGAGAGCAATCTTCACAAGCTCGACATAAAAAATAAAATAAAAATTGAAACAGGAGACATAAAAGATTTTCAGATCATAAGTAACTTGATTGAAAAATATCAGCCGGATTGCGTGTACAACCTTGCTGCTCAGTCATCCGTGGGTCAGTCGTTCCAGAATCCAAAAGAAACAATAGATTCAATTGTAAATGGAACGATGAATATTTTAAACGTATGCAAAATTATCAATTACACCGGAAGAATTTTTTTTGCTGGTAGTAGCGAAATGTTTGGAAATATCGAAAGCAAGGCTAATATTGATCACCCACAACAACCAAATTCACCATACGCTATCGCTAAACAAACAAGCTTCAATCTGGTAAAAATGTACAGAGAGATATATGCATTAAAATGTACAACTGGGATTTTGTTTAATCATGAATCAAATTTAAGACCAGAAACATTCGTAACACAAAAAATTATAAAAACTGCTCAAGAGATCAAAAAATATAAAAAAAAGAAATTAATAATTGGCAATATTGATATAATAAGGGATTGGGGTTGGGCTCCGGAATACATCAATGCTATTCAGTTGATATCTAATTCTAATTTAATTAAAGATCACATAGTATGCACCGGTAAGGCAACAAGTTTAAAAACTTTTATTCAAAAAGTTTTTGCCAAGCTTGATTTAGATTGGGAAGAGTTCACTGTAGTGAATAAAAATTTATTTAGAGCTTCTGATATAAAAAGAAGTTGTGGAGATCCTACACCACTTTTTGAAGAATTAGGGTGGAAGTCCAAGGTTAATTTCGATTCAGTAATTGAGAGAATGCTTAATCAATGA